A single Vigna radiata var. radiata cultivar VC1973A chromosome 8, Vradiata_ver6, whole genome shotgun sequence DNA region contains:
- the LOC106771577 gene encoding uncharacterized protein LOC106771577: MEDHGQNPRKRHNVFGVFVDKSLGHQSSVAEDHDPKKLKHNSEAPLSSIDQQAPVLALPNMLVSAFEENTTDGIKFQLFVSKSYSASTSTSPPPVYTLKVTSASNNNTEVEPAGNIADGGVAPVLTETRIVAEGQFMLRSRL; this comes from the exons ATGGAAGATCATGGGCAAAACCCAAGGAAAAGACACAATGTTTTTGGTGTGTTCGTGGATAAGTCACTTGGTCACCAATCTTCTGTTGCAGAGGACCATGATCCCAAGAAGCTTAAACACAATTCTGAAGCCCCATTATCATCAATAGATCAACAAGCACCTGTCTTAGCTCTTCCCAACATGTTGGTTTCTGCTTTTGAGGAGAACACCACAGATGGTATCAAATTTCAACTCTTTGTGAGCAAATCTTATAGTGCATCCACTTCCACTTCACCTCCACCAG TATACACATTGAAAGTCACAAGTGCATCAAACAACAATACGGAGGTTGAACCTGCAGGGAACATAGCTGATGGAGGAGTAGCACCAGTGTTGACAGAAACGAGAATAGTAGCTGAGGGTCAATTTATGCTACGCTCTAGGCTCTAA
- the LOC106772729 gene encoding UPF0481 protein At3g47200 — translation MDQTQNESGWMHSIKVTLGSLDHREVKSFISSIPSVSSKLRKSNEEAYSPKFVSIGPLHRGTSSHLLAMEEHKWRYMLALLHRTQNPVSTLDECGTVILGLDDAVRASYGGNIKYDPHELAKIMLLDGSFLLELLLRCAPPNMVPQIPKEENHNGSSSDPILGHKEVFISILTDFTLLENQMPFFVLKTLARVLFPEVFTSEADHLVADLTLSLFSYPLIRCPSVAHFLHLMHLSSIVDEGQKVKKAQQELKRCATRLRAAGVSIRKVERHSKLVHWFGFDIRFAKGVLEIPPLHVVETTEVYLRNFIAWEQSRIGINRQFTSYALFLKGLMCSLQDIELLVDSGVLVKDTKISNRDLLILFGTITKGVDQMDSSYSKLCEDLNAYSAVNHLRKFPILIWHCCNLCVECIRYSCKHSYKILIRDHIPNVWKLIGILVAAVLLALTIMQTYYSSRG, via the coding sequence ATGGACCAAACTCAAAATGAGTCAGGCTGGATGCATTCTATCAAAGTAACATTGGGGTCTCTAGATCACAGAGAGGTTAAGTCCTTCATCAGCAGCATTCCTAGTGTTTCAAGCAAGCTTAGAAAATCCAACGAGGAGGCGTACTCACCAAAGTTTGTCAGCATTGGACCCTTACATAGGGGAACAAGTAGCCACCTTCTGGCCATGGAAGAGCACAAATGGCGTTACATGCTAGCTCTTCTTCACAGAACTCAAAATCCAGTTTCAACCTTGGATGAGTGCGGCACAGTCATTCTTGGCTTGGACGATGCAGTTCGTGCAAGCTACGGAGGTAATATCAAATATGATCCCCATGAGCTAGCCAAAATAATGTTACTTGATGGCTCCTTCTTGTTAGAACTTCTCCTTAGATGTGCACCACCAAACATGGTACCTCAAATtccaaaagaagaaaaccatAATGGTTCTTCTTCAGATCCAATACTAGGACACAAAGAAGTGTTCATATCTATTCTGACTGATTTCACTCTTCTAGAGAACCAAATGCCTTTTTTTGTTCTCAAGACATTGGCAAGGGTACTTTTTCCAGAGGTCTTCACAAGTGAAGCTGATCATCTTGTTGCTGATCTCACACTGTCTCTCTTCAGCTACCCTTTGATCCGCTGTCCTAGTGTGGCACACTTTCTGCATCTCATGCACTTGTCTTCCATTGTTGATGAGGGGCAAAAGGTGAAAAAAGCGCAGCAAGAGCTAAAGCGTTGCGCCACAAGGCTTAGAGCTGCTGGTGTATCAATTAGGAAAGTAGAGAGGCACAGCAAACTGGTTCACTGGTTTGGCTTTGACATAAGATTTGCAAAAGGGGTGCTTGAAATCCCTCCACTTCACGTTGTTGAAACAACAGAGGTATATTTGAGGAATTTCATTGCATGGGAACAAAGCAGAATTGGCATCAACAGGCAATTCACTTCTTATGCATTGTTTCTTAAAGGGTTGATGTGTTCCTTGCAAGATATTGAGCTGCTTGTGGACAGTGGTGTTTTGGTCAAAGATACTAAGATCAGCAACAGAGACTTGCTCATTTTGTTCGGCACAATCACGAAGGGGGTGGACCAGATGGACTCTAGTTACAGTAAACTTTGTGAGGACTTGAATGCTTACTCAGCAGTGAATCATTTGAGAAAGTTCCCTATACTGATATGGCATTGTTGCAACCTTTGTGTGGAATGCATCAGATACTCTTGCAAACACAGCTACAAAATCTTGATCAGGGATCATATACCAAATGTGTGGAAACTGATAGGAATTTTGGTAGCTGCAGTGCTGCTTGCTCTTACCATTATGCAGACCTACTATTCATCCCGTGGCTGA
- the LOC106772730 gene encoding uncharacterized protein LOC106772730 has protein sequence MMEDSTSGGHHNERKRSSDSNAFAKFLPFSPPLEDDPESHEAKFGGLQDHGHKRFKPNSQAPFLKTTTTDLTPSSHLPKQNIDTKETLDFSSPSTSIRHSTSGGPSPQSIGSKSSLTEYVENDGKICRTVSHSCNWKEDKNQSELELVMSMAAEELSGRPRTGGIYKAIASQRECTVKRLKDLSNKEPTIDVGLEMGDGAHLLKLMSFSSSEIEMAGQKGRKGAMLLIQAEILRKKGQELIAECQNLLQDAL, from the exons ATGATGGAGGATTCCACAAGTGGTGGCCATCACAacgaaagaaaaagaagcagTGACAGCAATGCTTTCGCCaagtttcttcctttttctccacCATTGGAAGACGATCCTGAATCACACGAAGCTAAATTTGGTGGTCTCCAGGACCATGGCCACAAGAGATTCAAACCAAATTCTCAAGCTCCTTTCTTGAAAACCACTACCACCGATTTAACACCTTCTTCTCATCTTCCCAAACAAAACATTGACACAAAGGAAACATTGGACTTCTCCTCTCCATCAACTTCCATTAGGCATTCAACTAGTGGTGGACCATCACCACAATCAATTGGTAGCAAGTCATCACTCACTGAGTACGTGGAGAATGATGGCAAAATTTGCAGAACAGTCTCACATA GTTGCAACTGGAAAGAAGACAAGAATCAGAGTGAGCTAGAATTAGTGATGTCTATGGCAGCTGAGGAACTGTCAGGGAGGCCTAGAACCGGGGGCATATACAAAGCAATTGCGAGTCAACGCGAGTGCACTGTGAAACGTTTGAAAGATTTGTCAAACAAAGAGCCTACAATAGATGTTGGACTTGAGATGGGTGATGGAGCACATCTTTTGAAGCTCATGAGCTTCTCTAGCAGTGAGATCGAGATGGCAGGGCAAAAGGGTCGCAAAGGAGCTATGTTGTTGATTCAAGCAGAGATCCTTCGTAAGAAGGGACAGGAACTCATTGCTGAATGCCAGAACTTGCTCCAAGATGCATTGTAA